One window of the Spirochaetota bacterium genome contains the following:
- a CDS encoding citrate synthase: MMNDATLKYGGKEYTFTVIEGTEGERAIDISALRSSTGLITLDVGYQNTGSCLSSITYIDGDRAVLRYRGIPIEELAEKAAFTETAYLLIYGHLLNEDERKVFSQRLTDNSMIHEEMLRFFEGFPIGAHPMAILSTMVNALSVYYPQFFTDDFESGIFDLMAVILISKIRTIAAYSYKHSIGEPFVYPRHDLRYCANFLYMMFNSPVRPYEVDPDIDKILNILLIIHADHEQNCSTSTVRLVGSSMVNLYSSICAGICALWGPLHGGANQRVIEMLEGINERGLTVRQCIDQAKDKNSSFKLSGFGHRIYKNYDPRAKILKEKCDQLIRKYNIHEPLIDIAMELEHAALRDDYFIERKLYPNVDFYSGIIYRILGIPTDMYTVMFAIGRLPGWIAQWKEMHDTRPFKIGRPRQVYIGEKNNSYVPLDKRK; encoded by the coding sequence ATAATGAATGATGCAACGCTGAAATACGGCGGTAAGGAGTACACCTTCACGGTCATAGAGGGGACCGAGGGCGAGCGGGCCATCGACATCAGCGCCCTGCGGAGCAGTACGGGCTTGATCACCCTTGACGTCGGGTACCAGAACACCGGCTCCTGCCTGAGCTCCATCACTTATATCGACGGCGACAGGGCCGTGCTCCGCTACCGAGGGATTCCCATAGAAGAGCTGGCCGAGAAGGCAGCTTTCACCGAGACGGCCTACCTGCTCATCTATGGTCATCTGCTCAATGAAGATGAGCGGAAGGTGTTTTCCCAGCGCCTCACGGACAATTCCATGATCCACGAGGAGATGCTCCGTTTTTTTGAAGGGTTCCCCATCGGCGCGCACCCGATGGCGATCCTGAGCACCATGGTGAACGCCCTTTCGGTATATTATCCACAGTTCTTTACCGACGATTTCGAGAGCGGCATCTTCGACCTGATGGCGGTCATCCTGATATCCAAGATCCGCACCATCGCGGCCTACTCCTACAAACACTCGATAGGCGAACCTTTCGTTTATCCGCGCCATGACCTCCGTTATTGCGCGAATTTCCTCTACATGATGTTCAACAGTCCCGTCAGGCCCTACGAGGTCGACCCCGATATCGACAAGATACTGAACATCCTCCTCATCATCCATGCCGACCACGAACAGAACTGCAGCACCTCCACGGTCCGCCTGGTGGGAAGCAGCATGGTGAACCTCTACTCTTCGATCTGCGCGGGCATCTGCGCCCTCTGGGGGCCCCTCCACGGCGGCGCCAATCAGCGTGTGATCGAGATGCTCGAAGGCATCAATGAGCGGGGACTCACCGTCAGGCAGTGCATCGACCAGGCGAAGGACAAGAACAGCTCCTTCAAGCTGTCCGGGTTCGGACACCGCATCTACAAGAACTACGATCCCCGGGCGAAGATATTGAAAGAAAAGTGCGATCAGCTGATCAGGAAGTACAATATCCACGAGCCCCTGATCGACATAGCCATGGAGCTGGAGCATGCCGCCCTCAGGGACGACTATTTCATCGAGCGGAAGCTCTATCCTAATGTCGATTTCTACAGCGGCATCATTTACCGGATACTGGGCATACCGACTGATATGTACACGGTCATGTTCGCCATAGGCCGCCTGCCCGGCTGGATAGCCCAATGGAAGGAGATGCACGATACCAGGCCCTTCAAGATCGGAAGGCCGCGCCAGGTTTACATCGGCGAAAAAAACAACAGTTACGTCCCCCTGGATAAAAGGAAGTAG